One genomic region from Pseudobacteriovorax antillogorgiicola encodes:
- a CDS encoding alkaline phosphatase produces MFFRVLGLLACLNLSNSAYSKSVDNLILVIGDGMGPQQVSLLNYYLSNSGMKVQSQFKRLSDDGKIFIVETVPKQGLVAESASSATQMASGEYSRPGMIGLDVNGKPVTTILEKAKAKGILTGLVSDTRITHATPAAFAAHRIDRYDESGIAEDLIEVAPDLLLSGGFAYFTPKDVNDPKSKPYKKYRDIVPSGIAISSLRKDQKDLLAGAKAKGYRLVFDRQSLMKSKSLPILGLFHKESMPSAIYESLHKNDRNRLSPSLEEMTEYSLDVLSKSRKGFFLMVESGQIDWASHSNDPGYLLHQMLQMNRIIKIVVDFAEKREDTLVVITSDHETGSFSFSYSVLDKPVSENLNGQEYKRTLDYGHPEDIRLLAKQKRTCTEIMKDFDKRKKSEQTPQALVKTVKANYPYSISKQDAEKVLQAGDMADFRKMRSFEESDGFFGKYYNFKSQRQCSVLAKIVYRESNIIWGTAGHTSTPVISYVVGPSKASAPFKGMMHNTKLGQLLQQALGL; encoded by the coding sequence ATGTTTTTTAGAGTCTTGGGCCTTCTGGCCTGCCTTAATCTGTCGAACTCAGCCTATAGCAAATCTGTTGATAACTTAATTCTTGTCATCGGCGATGGCATGGGACCGCAACAGGTTTCGCTTCTCAATTACTATCTATCCAACTCGGGAATGAAGGTTCAGTCCCAATTTAAGCGCCTTAGCGACGATGGTAAAATTTTCATAGTCGAAACCGTGCCCAAGCAAGGACTTGTTGCTGAATCTGCTTCTTCCGCAACCCAGATGGCATCTGGTGAATACAGCAGACCTGGTATGATCGGCCTTGATGTCAATGGGAAGCCGGTAACCACCATTCTCGAAAAAGCCAAGGCGAAGGGAATCCTGACAGGACTTGTTTCCGATACCCGAATCACTCATGCAACACCCGCAGCATTCGCGGCACATAGAATAGATCGATATGATGAGTCTGGTATTGCTGAAGACCTGATAGAAGTTGCCCCTGACCTGCTGCTTTCAGGAGGATTTGCTTACTTCACCCCCAAAGATGTCAATGACCCCAAATCGAAGCCCTATAAAAAATATAGAGATATAGTTCCCTCAGGTATTGCCATATCATCTCTAAGAAAGGATCAAAAAGATCTATTAGCAGGTGCCAAGGCGAAGGGCTATCGATTAGTATTCGATCGTCAGTCTCTGATGAAGTCGAAGTCGCTCCCCATTCTAGGTTTATTCCACAAGGAAAGCATGCCAAGCGCTATTTATGAATCGCTCCATAAGAATGATAGAAATCGGCTTTCCCCCTCACTGGAAGAAATGACAGAGTACTCCCTAGATGTTCTCTCGAAATCGAGGAAAGGCTTCTTTCTCATGGTAGAGTCTGGGCAAATTGATTGGGCCAGTCATTCAAATGATCCAGGGTACCTACTTCATCAGATGCTTCAGATGAATCGCATTATCAAAATCGTTGTTGACTTTGCAGAGAAGCGAGAGGATACGCTCGTGGTGATTACCTCGGATCACGAGACGGGCTCATTTTCATTCAGTTACTCCGTTCTCGATAAACCTGTTTCGGAAAACCTCAATGGTCAGGAATACAAGAGAACCCTCGATTATGGCCATCCTGAAGACATTCGCCTCTTAGCCAAGCAGAAACGAACCTGCACGGAAATCATGAAAGACTTTGACAAGCGTAAGAAAAGTGAGCAAACTCCCCAAGCTCTAGTAAAGACTGTTAAGGCGAACTACCCCTATTCCATATCAAAGCAAGATGCTGAAAAGGTACTCCAAGCTGGAGACATGGCTGACTTTCGCAAGATGAGATCCTTCGAAGAATCCGACGGCTTCTTTGGCAAGTACTACAACTTCAAAAGTCAGCGTCAGTGCTCCGTTCTTGCAAAAATAGTCTATCGCGAAAGCAATATTATTTGGGGCACAGCAGGCCACACCTCGACTCCAGTAATATCCTACGTAGTGGGTCCCAGCAAGGCCTCAGCGCCTTTTAAGGGAATGATGCACAACACCAAGCTAGGCCAGCTTCTTCAACAGGCCTTAGGGCTTTGA
- a CDS encoding HAMP domain-containing protein — translation MRTHSSIVFKLNLAMVGAVVLCFGVLTTLISYLTYQQAIQKLEDDGRSLMTIAELSLKDALWDMDTTGTTDLSKAVLQDKRILGVRVQDKTGSVEQAMVQDGWPQDFRFLEQMDHIILERPVVKDGEEIGLIKLVINRDIASNEFWRSVTTLIVGTILCLIFAATTIYVIGTIMIKRPISKLRSETNTIASGNLNSDIDQSRNDELGDLARDFSSMRDSIRQKIDIIHVQNEKLEETVELRTQQLREETEKIKTIFNTLEEGIFTLSTFDEINPNVSSSLYGILDLNDHTQWDLQTIIFAKTDMSREQISYARTVIESSIGEAEFTFEANEQLLPHRLELNYKGRTRTVDFSWRPLCVDGIVEALVVSVRDVSLFVEQDQKIKENMKQISILNELIQGQSDRMIDSLTKVETILSSYKKEQMSDERVRKDLAALHTVKGNARTFGFHTLSSHIHELEHHLGQKSDYSEVERKVDELKHVINDYRMWFQKLGHQGSAIPHEDLNSIRLLMMEDKHSEAVAKMDQLLVSQSPTHVGIVIRNFFEVSARQIAHDLGIKLPHISIEGDGGCVERELIQVIEDCMIHMLRNSMDHGIRKSGQDEGAIWVKIAETDRSFVISLSDSGRGISLDSVKSKAFGTSDLSQELTETILNDLIFKSGFSTADTVTEISGRGIGMDSVARTLRGAGGSIHVKFNGPVEDGHQKIEFLVEIPRSLRRSRSA, via the coding sequence ATGCGGACACACAGCAGTATAGTTTTCAAATTGAATCTGGCAATGGTTGGAGCTGTTGTACTTTGCTTTGGAGTCCTCACGACACTCATTAGTTATCTAACATATCAGCAAGCGATTCAAAAACTTGAGGATGACGGTCGGTCACTCATGACGATCGCAGAACTGAGTCTGAAGGATGCGCTCTGGGACATGGATACAACAGGTACAACTGACCTGAGTAAAGCTGTTTTGCAGGATAAAAGAATTCTAGGCGTTCGTGTTCAGGATAAGACAGGTTCCGTTGAGCAGGCCATGGTTCAGGATGGTTGGCCACAGGATTTTAGATTCCTAGAGCAAATGGATCACATTATTCTTGAAAGACCTGTTGTTAAGGATGGTGAGGAAATTGGCTTAATCAAACTTGTCATCAATCGCGATATCGCCAGCAACGAATTTTGGCGATCTGTTACCACGCTGATTGTGGGAACGATTCTGTGTTTGATTTTTGCAGCAACGACAATCTACGTGATCGGAACGATCATGATCAAACGGCCCATTTCAAAGCTGCGATCAGAGACGAACACCATTGCGTCGGGCAATCTAAACTCCGATATTGATCAAAGCCGAAACGACGAGCTGGGTGATCTTGCCCGAGATTTCTCCTCGATGAGAGATTCCATTCGCCAAAAGATTGATATTATTCACGTCCAGAATGAAAAACTTGAAGAAACTGTTGAGTTGCGGACCCAACAGTTAAGAGAAGAGACAGAGAAAATCAAGACAATCTTCAATACATTAGAAGAGGGGATTTTTACCCTGTCGACTTTCGATGAAATCAATCCCAATGTGTCTAGTAGCCTTTATGGAATTTTAGATCTAAACGATCATACCCAATGGGATTTGCAGACCATCATCTTTGCCAAAACCGATATGAGCCGTGAGCAAATCAGCTACGCTCGAACTGTGATCGAAAGCTCCATCGGCGAGGCTGAGTTCACTTTTGAAGCAAATGAGCAGCTGCTTCCCCATCGATTGGAGCTTAATTACAAGGGGCGAACTCGAACGGTTGACTTCTCCTGGCGTCCGTTATGCGTCGATGGCATTGTCGAAGCCCTTGTGGTTTCTGTTAGAGACGTCTCGCTATTTGTTGAACAGGATCAAAAAATCAAAGAAAATATGAAGCAAATCAGTATCTTGAATGAATTGATCCAAGGGCAAAGTGATCGGATGATCGATTCATTGACGAAGGTTGAAACAATCTTAAGCTCGTACAAGAAGGAGCAGATGTCCGACGAGCGGGTGCGGAAGGATCTAGCAGCTCTCCACACGGTTAAAGGAAATGCTAGAACCTTTGGCTTTCATACCTTGTCGTCGCATATTCACGAGCTGGAGCATCACCTAGGGCAAAAATCTGACTATTCCGAAGTTGAACGAAAAGTCGATGAGCTAAAGCATGTGATCAATGACTACCGTATGTGGTTTCAGAAGCTGGGTCACCAAGGCTCCGCGATACCTCACGAAGATCTGAATTCAATTCGATTGCTAATGATGGAAGACAAACACTCAGAAGCTGTTGCAAAAATGGATCAACTTTTGGTCAGTCAAAGTCCAACTCACGTGGGGATAGTGATCCGAAACTTCTTTGAGGTATCTGCGAGGCAAATTGCTCATGACCTTGGCATCAAACTCCCGCATATCAGTATTGAAGGGGATGGAGGTTGTGTCGAGAGAGAACTTATTCAAGTCATTGAAGATTGTATGATCCACATGCTACGCAACTCTATGGATCATGGTATCCGGAAGTCAGGTCAAGACGAAGGAGCTATTTGGGTCAAAATTGCAGAAACTGATCGCTCGTTCGTCATTAGCCTATCCGACTCAGGTCGTGGTATCTCCCTCGACTCAGTGAAGTCCAAGGCGTTTGGAACATCTGATCTTTCCCAGGAATTGACGGAAACGATTTTGAACGATCTCATTTTCAAAAGCGGATTTAGTACTGCGGACACCGTCACCGAGATATCAGGTCGTGGTATTGGAATGGATTCCGTTGCGCGAACTCTTCGCGGGGCTGGAGGTTCGATTCACGTGAAATTCAATGGGCCGGTGGAAGACGGCCATCAGAAAATCGAGTTTCTCGTGGAGATTCCCAGAAGCCTTCGTCGATCGCGCTCCGCTTGA
- a CDS encoding substrate-binding periplasmic protein — protein MRLFCSVLAILGFSSFTQPLHASKQPIIINDSKWPPFFYGVTELKGLGKEVLHSCLDNMGIPHKFKFHPIKRMRVMMEKGLIDINIYSHKKSREKFLYYGQEPLFVSSYNPIVLKGSGIKINKISDFDKHRLGHQIGLRYSIEYHDYIKKRQKDRSLDEANSIESNLRKLLQKRIDVFVATKSSALLVAKEMGMQDKIEALDYAVQLSKYYVALSRKTSRVTNPKEFLKKVDSCIKNKKNNKEYCKITSKYSLPCSI, from the coding sequence GTGAGGTTATTCTGCTCTGTCTTAGCGATATTGGGGTTCAGCTCCTTCACACAGCCGCTACATGCTTCCAAGCAGCCTATCATCATCAATGACTCTAAGTGGCCACCTTTTTTCTACGGGGTTACAGAGCTTAAAGGTCTGGGTAAGGAAGTTCTTCATTCTTGCTTGGATAATATGGGGATTCCACATAAATTTAAGTTCCATCCCATTAAACGGATGCGAGTTATGATGGAAAAGGGCCTCATCGACATCAATATCTACTCTCACAAGAAAAGCCGTGAGAAGTTTCTATACTATGGTCAAGAACCTTTATTCGTGTCTTCTTACAACCCCATCGTTCTCAAAGGGTCTGGCATAAAAATAAATAAAATCAGTGACTTTGATAAGCACCGCCTCGGTCACCAAATTGGCTTACGATACTCGATTGAATACCATGACTACATAAAAAAACGCCAGAAGGATCGCTCTCTCGACGAGGCAAACTCAATCGAATCAAATTTAAGGAAACTACTCCAGAAAAGAATTGATGTGTTTGTCGCAACAAAATCATCTGCTCTCCTAGTTGCGAAGGAGATGGGAATGCAAGATAAAATTGAGGCGCTCGACTACGCAGTTCAACTTTCAAAATACTACGTAGCCCTATCAAGGAAAACGTCTCGCGTGACTAACCCAAAAGAATTCCTAAAAAAAGTTGACTCTTGTATCAAGAATAAGAAAAATAACAAAGAGTATTGCAAGATTACCAGCAAATACTCTCTACCATGCTCCATATAG
- a CDS encoding MYG1 family protein: MKFIGTHDGRFHCDEVLAIAQLKILPQFQSHGIKRTRNLEILASCDVLVDVGGAYDHHRKRYDHHQREFNTRFSENYRIQLSSAGLVYLHYGLDIIKQRYSFLNPTDQEWIHKRLYDRFILAIDGLDNGIDAVDGTPLYHDPSGLPTRVHMLNCHNREKGIDLQNYLFLQGVETAQNEFLTQLAFVAEQLLPSYKELQNHVAEHQKAINNWQILEIPHGVAWEEHIDTVNPSRNIAYVFWQDEKKMWCIQTPRAHPNSFKSRMPFPEPWRGLTNDDLAKVSGVNDAKFCHRSGFFGVTSSRDAALIFMEKSILEQK, encoded by the coding sequence ATGAAATTTATAGGAACACATGATGGCCGCTTTCATTGCGATGAGGTTCTTGCCATTGCCCAACTTAAGATCTTACCTCAATTTCAAAGTCATGGCATTAAGCGAACTCGGAACCTCGAAATACTGGCTAGTTGTGATGTCCTTGTCGATGTTGGAGGAGCATACGATCACCACCGAAAGAGATATGACCATCACCAACGAGAGTTTAACACACGCTTTAGTGAAAACTATAGGATTCAGCTAAGTAGCGCGGGGCTAGTTTACCTCCATTATGGTCTAGATATTATCAAGCAACGCTACAGCTTTCTCAACCCAACCGATCAAGAATGGATTCACAAAAGACTTTACGACCGCTTCATACTAGCAATCGATGGCCTTGATAATGGTATTGATGCAGTGGATGGTACTCCTCTATACCACGATCCTAGCGGCTTACCCACTCGGGTTCACATGCTCAACTGTCATAATCGAGAAAAAGGTATAGATCTACAAAATTACCTCTTCTTACAAGGGGTCGAAACTGCGCAAAACGAATTTCTTACTCAACTAGCATTCGTTGCGGAGCAGCTGCTACCTAGCTACAAAGAACTTCAAAATCATGTTGCAGAGCACCAGAAAGCTATCAATAACTGGCAAATCTTAGAAATACCCCACGGAGTAGCTTGGGAGGAACATATTGATACAGTCAACCCATCTCGCAACATTGCCTACGTTTTCTGGCAGGATGAAAAGAAAATGTGGTGCATCCAGACACCCAGAGCTCATCCCAACAGCTTTAAAAGCAGGATGCCATTCCCCGAGCCTTGGAGGGGTCTGACCAATGATGACCTAGCTAAGGTTTCTGGGGTGAATGATGCCAAATTTTGCCATCGATCAGGATTTTTTGGAGTCACTTCGAGCCGTGATGCGGCGTTGATTTTTATGGAAAAGTCTATCCTTGAACAAAAGTAG
- a CDS encoding ATP-binding protein: MRNSIVAKLNTALIMIMVLITLFFSGIFAYTSFQSESELLEQQVSKVIGLSVQNLSDIIWDIDLERLEKLMDSLAQQEAVRAVHVRDVTGTINSMRGDIAEYENRTDGSILERNIINDGQVIGSIRVAIDKSGIYDRIFATLRLLLYMTVFKIAIIWFFIVKLANRVIRRPLIALEHDVDVIAKGDFTHSVGSSLTRSDEIGLFAKRFEEMRISIADKMKIIEFQNKSLERKVNERTIDLQRRANDLRAVFDSSDQVTLIIERDLNILDASKKATELLPSLGSHGNLLERFISASNLSESEQSILISVIRTSLNNDPINFDINASALPVELLINVEGTRVPFQMNWGYVLDASNQVIEKIILTGRDISLHKDFEQYQQSTEKRLQVMAELIGVGVAKARRDIDQYDGLAHAMKRSIQGGESLEKYLGNLHTAKGNFRISGLKILANSIHNLEGTIKNDSQSYQLMTLEGCLELNSYYHEILEKIENDTDGSRNLVNVIRARLESGKAISRTWLEGALEAQERNFCFLSTLEKDLGQMVESTAAQLGKPVPQIEFRIDDDTYVPPGIYDVLRTCCLHLSSNSLAHGIESAEIRRQYQKNLEGQINLFIGVGRTQIKIQYWDDGQGIDNQLFAADQGGRPPTPEKIRDLIFEKGFSSASHLTEISGRGIGMSEIREQLESIGASIDCYNHEVVNEGHTGIRFLIKVPLVSAEERKSS, encoded by the coding sequence GTGCGCAACAGTATTGTCGCAAAACTGAATACTGCCCTGATCATGATTATGGTGCTGATCACCCTATTCTTTTCTGGAATTTTCGCCTATACATCGTTTCAAAGTGAAAGCGAATTACTTGAGCAGCAGGTCAGCAAGGTGATTGGGCTGAGTGTCCAAAATTTGTCAGATATCATCTGGGATATCGATCTGGAGCGTTTGGAGAAATTGATGGATAGCCTTGCACAGCAAGAAGCTGTTCGGGCGGTTCATGTAAGAGATGTGACAGGAACCATCAATTCAATGCGTGGGGATATTGCTGAATATGAAAATCGGACTGATGGCTCAATTCTCGAAAGAAATATTATTAATGACGGCCAGGTCATTGGCAGCATCCGTGTAGCTATCGATAAGAGTGGCATCTATGATAGAATTTTCGCTACTTTGCGGCTTCTACTTTACATGACCGTTTTTAAGATTGCCATTATATGGTTCTTCATCGTTAAATTAGCGAACCGTGTGATTCGGCGACCACTGATAGCTCTCGAACATGACGTGGACGTGATCGCCAAGGGTGATTTCACCCATTCAGTAGGAAGCTCGCTTACTCGGAGCGATGAAATTGGATTGTTTGCGAAGCGTTTTGAAGAGATGCGTATATCTATTGCTGATAAGATGAAAATTATTGAGTTTCAGAACAAGTCATTGGAACGGAAAGTCAACGAGCGAACTATCGATCTTCAACGCCGCGCAAATGACCTGCGAGCTGTCTTTGATAGTAGCGATCAGGTGACTTTAATCATTGAGAGAGATCTCAACATCCTCGATGCGTCCAAGAAGGCTACAGAGCTTCTGCCAAGCCTGGGCAGCCATGGTAATCTCTTAGAAAGATTTATCTCTGCCTCAAATTTATCAGAATCGGAACAGAGTATCTTAATTTCAGTGATCAGAACGTCGCTTAACAATGACCCCATCAACTTCGATATCAACGCATCTGCTCTGCCCGTGGAACTATTGATCAATGTCGAGGGTACTAGGGTGCCGTTTCAAATGAACTGGGGTTATGTCTTAGATGCGAGCAACCAGGTCATCGAAAAGATTATTCTAACAGGAAGAGATATCAGTCTTCACAAAGATTTTGAGCAGTATCAGCAGTCCACTGAGAAACGTCTTCAAGTAATGGCCGAACTTATTGGCGTTGGAGTTGCCAAGGCGCGTCGTGATATCGACCAATATGATGGCCTAGCTCATGCTATGAAGCGGAGTATCCAAGGAGGCGAAAGCTTAGAAAAGTATCTTGGAAATCTGCATACAGCAAAGGGTAATTTTAGGATATCAGGTCTTAAAATTCTTGCGAACTCGATCCACAATTTGGAAGGAACTATAAAGAATGATAGCCAAAGTTATCAGTTAATGACGCTCGAAGGCTGTTTAGAACTTAATTCATACTATCACGAGATCCTCGAAAAGATTGAAAATGATACGGATGGAAGTCGGAATCTAGTGAACGTCATACGCGCCAGACTGGAGTCCGGAAAGGCAATTTCAAGAACTTGGTTGGAAGGAGCCTTAGAAGCCCAAGAAAGAAACTTTTGCTTTCTTTCAACATTGGAAAAAGATTTGGGGCAAATGGTTGAATCCACAGCGGCACAGCTCGGTAAGCCTGTTCCTCAAATCGAGTTCAGAATAGACGATGATACCTATGTGCCACCTGGGATTTATGATGTATTGCGAACATGTTGTCTTCATCTTTCATCCAATTCTCTAGCTCACGGTATCGAGTCTGCAGAGATTAGGCGTCAGTATCAAAAAAACCTAGAAGGTCAGATTAATCTATTTATAGGGGTTGGACGGACTCAGATTAAAATCCAATATTGGGATGACGGTCAGGGCATCGACAATCAGCTTTTCGCAGCTGATCAAGGTGGTCGGCCTCCAACGCCTGAAAAGATTCGCGACCTTATTTTCGAAAAGGGCTTTTCTTCAGCAAGTCATCTCACTGAAATATCTGGTCGAGGGATTGGAATGTCTGAGATCCGGGAACAGCTTGAGAGTATAGGGGCATCCATTGATTGCTATAACCATGAAGTAGTCAATGAGGGCCACACAGGAATCCGGTTTCTTATAAAAGTTCCATTGGTAAGCGCCGAAGAGCGAAAATCATCCTAG
- a CDS encoding phospholipase D-like domain-containing protein, protein MKRSIFSSLILLASAFSCVTPQSSDVPQSGERSLVLVESYPFESGLDEPDIAKTSDVWIEMVKQSKAQIDIMQQYANIITNRSPSMDKFLAELKKAHKRGVRVRILLGEHMIPRSETIAASVDLLKSIPGFEVRVTDRWKGSDGILHAKFMTVDRRTAYLGSANMDWKALDHIKELGFKIQEPHLVKSLQAVFEDDWKNFDKKDNIVQNLPKNLSQSVDCSWSLNPCQAFLAVSPGGMGIDSSQWELTYLLEYIASAETTIDIATYRYKQIFWGKERKFLEIEHALEKALAKGVQVRLLLDPRHKPEYFTNLLARGAEIKTVSFPDHSSGPMTYARLVHAKYLVVDHKKIWMGTSNFSGGYFYFGRNIGIFVESKEIANKVSHIFKKYWNSSYSQVVEPSSHAAH, encoded by the coding sequence ATGAAGCGTTCGATCTTTTCTTCTTTGATCTTGTTGGCATCAGCTTTTTCCTGTGTGACCCCCCAGTCGAGCGATGTGCCCCAATCGGGCGAGAGGAGCTTAGTTTTGGTGGAATCATACCCGTTTGAGTCTGGCCTTGACGAGCCCGATATAGCAAAAACATCTGATGTTTGGATTGAAATGGTGAAGCAAAGCAAGGCTCAAATTGATATCATGCAGCAATACGCAAATATAATCACCAATCGCAGCCCGAGTATGGACAAGTTCCTTGCTGAGCTAAAAAAAGCCCACAAGAGAGGGGTTCGCGTTCGGATTCTACTTGGCGAACATATGATCCCGCGCAGTGAGACCATAGCTGCTTCAGTGGATCTACTGAAGTCGATACCTGGCTTTGAAGTACGGGTTACAGACCGTTGGAAAGGTAGCGATGGAATCCTTCATGCCAAATTTATGACCGTTGATCGAAGAACAGCTTATCTCGGCAGTGCGAATATGGATTGGAAAGCCCTGGATCATATCAAAGAACTCGGCTTCAAGATTCAAGAACCTCATTTGGTAAAGTCACTGCAGGCGGTCTTTGAGGATGATTGGAAGAATTTCGATAAGAAGGACAATATTGTACAAAATCTTCCCAAGAACCTATCGCAGTCAGTGGATTGCAGTTGGTCACTGAACCCATGTCAGGCATTTCTCGCGGTCTCCCCTGGGGGAATGGGTATTGATTCGTCCCAGTGGGAACTAACCTACCTCCTTGAATATATCGCTAGTGCTGAAACGACTATCGATATTGCTACATATCGATACAAGCAGATATTCTGGGGCAAGGAACGGAAGTTTCTGGAAATCGAGCATGCGCTTGAGAAGGCATTAGCCAAAGGGGTTCAGGTGCGTTTGCTTCTGGACCCAAGGCACAAACCTGAATATTTTACAAACCTTTTGGCTAGGGGGGCGGAAATCAAGACGGTGTCTTTTCCCGATCACTCCAGTGGACCGATGACATACGCGCGCCTGGTACATGCTAAATATTTAGTTGTCGACCATAAGAAGATATGGATGGGAACCTCAAATTTTAGTGGAGGGTACTTCTATTTTGGTAGAAATATAGGTATTTTTGTCGAGTCCAAGGAAATTGCTAATAAGGTTAGTCATATCTTCAAGAAATACTGGAATTCTTCTTACAGTCAAGTGGTTGAGCCATCTTCCCATGCAGCTCACTAG
- a CDS encoding substrate-binding periplasmic protein, which yields MRPKIGDILLRCSALIGLWLSFIPAHTQGSKAIKICLRDEAEFHILNEPGTEGGPFPGVYIDILKELSNELDFKYKIIRFPYVRCMKYLQAGISDAYMAISYNKDREKLYAYPPKQEQLPDPKYAVDLSGFYFYGKKDISIPWNGNLDSMKNLTIGAIKNFSIVKWLRKRGIKVDESRDYETLSRKLKLGRIQAIAGHLETGKRLDTPVTIHQPPIAPLKPYFMVFSNSFIERRPQLAQKVWEAIHQMQKNKGIENIVNRYKDKSGF from the coding sequence TTGAGGCCCAAGATAGGTGACATTCTACTGAGGTGTTCTGCACTTATCGGATTGTGGCTCAGCTTCATCCCAGCCCACACACAGGGCAGTAAAGCTATCAAAATTTGCCTACGAGATGAAGCCGAGTTTCATATTCTAAACGAACCAGGCACTGAGGGGGGGCCTTTTCCTGGTGTCTATATTGATATTCTAAAAGAACTCAGTAATGAACTCGATTTCAAATATAAAATAATACGCTTTCCCTATGTACGGTGCATGAAGTACCTCCAAGCTGGTATTTCTGATGCCTATATGGCTATTAGCTATAACAAAGATCGAGAGAAACTTTACGCATATCCCCCCAAGCAAGAACAGCTTCCTGATCCTAAATATGCGGTCGACTTATCTGGCTTCTACTTTTATGGCAAGAAGGACATAAGTATCCCCTGGAACGGCAACTTAGACTCTATGAAAAACCTCACCATCGGAGCAATAAAAAACTTCTCAATTGTGAAATGGCTGAGGAAACGCGGTATTAAAGTCGATGAAAGCCGAGACTACGAAACTCTCTCTCGAAAACTAAAGCTAGGACGTATTCAGGCGATTGCTGGCCATCTAGAGACGGGCAAGCGACTTGACACACCAGTAACGATCCATCAGCCCCCCATAGCACCTTTGAAGCCCTATTTTATGGTCTTCAGTAATTCATTTATCGAGCGGCGCCCTCAACTTGCACAAAAAGTCTGGGAGGCTATCCACCAAATGCAAAAGAACAAGGGTATTGAAAACATAGTCAACCGCTACAAAGATAAAAGTGGATTCTAG
- a CDS encoding 2'-5' RNA ligase family protein — protein MMRSILIKAVISSLLMPLVDAFSAEKLNIHFLVSDPIQLAVNQAKSQLQVKGFQTISSNLRPHITIYMTRFQKKKRADITGYIESICKNQKPIQITISHWKLTKDGWLFLETKPNASVDRIHLDMINALHGFRSPYSKSPSQQLKDKFPNRIKGLMKYGSLWVHPYYEPHFSILTSKNSAGADRYIAANPWTKTVTGTLTGIAIAVANAEGQFGKVQWQCSFRG, from the coding sequence ATGATGAGGTCTATCTTGATCAAGGCTGTAATTTCAAGCCTTCTTATGCCCCTAGTGGATGCATTCAGCGCGGAAAAGCTCAACATTCATTTTTTGGTATCAGACCCAATACAGCTAGCTGTGAATCAGGCTAAAAGTCAGCTTCAAGTTAAAGGTTTTCAGACCATCAGCTCCAATCTAAGACCCCACATTACGATTTACATGACTCGCTTTCAGAAAAAGAAGCGAGCTGATATCACAGGCTATATTGAGTCAATTTGCAAGAACCAAAAACCCATTCAAATCACAATTAGTCATTGGAAACTAACTAAAGACGGTTGGCTATTTCTGGAAACAAAGCCGAATGCTTCTGTCGACAGGATACATCTCGACATGATCAATGCACTTCATGGATTTCGCAGCCCATATAGCAAGTCACCATCGCAGCAGCTCAAAGACAAGTTTCCAAATAGGATTAAAGGACTTATGAAATACGGCAGCCTCTGGGTTCACCCGTATTATGAACCTCACTTTTCTATTCTCACTTCGAAAAACAGTGCCGGTGCTGACCGATACATTGCTGCCAACCCGTGGACAAAAACTGTTACAGGTACACTTACGGGAATAGCTATTGCTGTGGCAAACGCCGAGGGGCAATTTGGCAAAGTTCAATGGCAATGCTCGTTTCGAGGCTAA
- a CDS encoding YceI family protein, protein MIKLLVPLMALTMFYSNGIQADVHKIDRAHSSINFKIRHLFAKVTGQFKSFSGNIQYFPENVKKSKFTLEIDASSISTDHEKRDNHLRSADFFWVEKHPKILFSSKRVEDAGENRMKVIGHLTMRGVTKPIEVTVSYLGQVADPWGTTKAGFEANAKLNRKDFEITWNKSLDSGGVILGDMVDIEIFLETINESASSTP, encoded by the coding sequence ATGATAAAGCTACTCGTGCCTCTTATGGCCCTTACTATGTTCTATAGTAACGGAATACAAGCCGATGTTCATAAAATCGATCGCGCTCATTCATCAATCAACTTCAAAATTCGTCATTTGTTCGCAAAAGTAACGGGACAATTTAAGAGTTTTTCGGGAAACATTCAATATTTTCCAGAGAATGTGAAGAAATCAAAATTCACATTGGAAATAGATGCCTCATCAATCAGCACCGATCACGAGAAAAGAGACAATCATCTACGGAGTGCCGATTTTTTCTGGGTAGAAAAACACCCGAAGATCTTATTTAGCAGCAAGCGTGTTGAAGACGCTGGTGAAAATAGGATGAAAGTCATCGGCCACCTAACGATGCGAGGTGTGACAAAGCCCATTGAAGTAACTGTAAGCTACCTTGGTCAAGTCGCGGACCCATGGGGTACCACCAAAGCAGGCTTTGAGGCGAATGCTAAACTCAATCGCAAGGACTTCGAGATCACATGGAACAAGAGCCTCGACTCTGGCGGCGTCATCCTAGGTGATATGGTTGATATTGAGATTTTTCTGGAAACGATCAACGAATCAGCCAGCAGCACACCATGA